A genomic window from Silene latifolia isolate original U9 population chromosome Y, ASM4854445v1, whole genome shotgun sequence includes:
- the LOC141629424 gene encoding secreted RxLR effector protein 161-like gives MGEASYVIGVEISRDRSQRTLGLSQKAYIMKVLERFNMVKCNPNDVPIREGDKFTSMCPKTELERNAMKNFPYASLVGRLMYAQVCTRPDISFAVGMLGRYQSNPGMGHRSAAKKVLRYLKGTRDKMLTYRHTDQLKIIGYADSDFGGCVDSRKSTFGYVFALVRGGAISRKSAK, from the coding sequence ATGGGAGAGGCGTCCTATGTGATCGGGGTGGAAATATCTCGAGACAGATCACAAAGGACATTAGGGTTGTCTCAGAAAGCCTATATCATGAAGGTCTTAGAAAGATTTAACATGGTAAAATGTAATCCCAATGATGTTCCTATTCGAGAAGGGGATAAGTTCACAAGTATGTGTCCTAAGACTGAACTAGAACGAAATGCCATGAAAAACTTTCCTTATGCATCTCTAGTTGGAAGATTAATGTATGCGCAGGTCTGTACAAGACCTGACATAAGTTTTGCAGTGGGTATGTTGGGTCGATATCAGTCCAATCCTGGAATGGGTCATCGGAGTGCGGCTAAGAAAGTTTTAAGGTATTTAAAGGGAACAAGGGACAAAATGCTCACTTATAGACATACTGATCAGCTTAAGATTATTGGATATGCTGACTCAGATTTTGGAGGATGTGTGGACTCAAGGAAAAGCACCTTTGGTTATGTGTTTGCTTTAGTCAGGGGGGGGGCAATCTCCCGGAAGAGTGCTAAATGA